A single region of the Pontimicrobium sp. SW4 genome encodes:
- a CDS encoding DegT/DnrJ/EryC1/StrS family aminotransferase, whose translation MPGFELFGDLERKEVNDVLDNGVLMRYGFDGMRNGHWKAKELEKELENQLQVKHAQIVSSGTAAVSIALAAAGVGAGDEVIMPTFTFVASFEAIMILGAIPILVDIDDTLTLDIEATRSAITSKTKAIMPIHMCGSMANLDALKDLCDAHDLILIEDSSQATGATYKGKPLGGIGDIGCLSLDFVKIITAGEGGAILTNNEKFYTNADHFSDHGHDHVGNDRGAESHPFLGYNFRISELHAAVGLAQLRRLDEFVAIQKKNYSIIRNALSKVPEVTFRTIPEGGEESYSFLSFFLPNLELARKVSIAFKEQGIDACFHYYDNNWHYIRKWEHLKELKTLYPLSKDVKDGLSYLRDKTFLQSDHFIGRNISCLIKLSWSEEDVKRRALKMEKIIREICSQ comes from the coding sequence ATGCCAGGATTTGAATTATTTGGAGATTTGGAAAGGAAAGAAGTAAATGATGTTCTTGATAATGGTGTTTTAATGCGTTATGGTTTTGATGGTATGCGTAATGGTCATTGGAAGGCTAAAGAATTAGAAAAAGAATTAGAAAACCAATTACAAGTTAAGCACGCGCAAATAGTTTCTAGTGGTACAGCAGCGGTTTCTATTGCATTGGCAGCTGCTGGTGTTGGAGCAGGAGATGAGGTGATTATGCCAACATTTACTTTTGTGGCAAGTTTTGAGGCTATAATGATACTTGGAGCAATTCCAATATTGGTAGATATTGACGATACACTAACTTTAGATATTGAAGCTACAAGAAGTGCCATAACTTCAAAAACCAAAGCAATAATGCCAATACATATGTGTGGTAGTATGGCTAATTTAGATGCTTTAAAAGATTTGTGTGACGCTCATGATTTAATATTAATTGAAGATTCATCACAAGCAACAGGTGCGACTTATAAAGGTAAGCCACTTGGTGGTATTGGAGATATTGGGTGTTTATCTTTAGATTTTGTAAAAATTATTACTGCTGGTGAAGGTGGTGCGATATTGACTAATAATGAGAAGTTTTATACAAATGCAGACCATTTTTCTGACCATGGGCATGACCATGTAGGAAATGATAGAGGAGCTGAGTCACATCCATTTTTAGGGTATAATTTTAGAATTTCCGAACTGCATGCAGCTGTTGGGTTGGCTCAATTACGACGCTTAGATGAATTTGTAGCTATTCAAAAGAAAAACTATTCAATCATTAGAAATGCTTTATCAAAAGTTCCAGAAGTAACCTTTAGAACTATTCCAGAAGGAGGGGAAGAGAGTTATTCATTTTTAAGTTTCTTTTTGCCAAATTTGGAATTAGCCAGAAAAGTATCTATAGCTTTTAAAGAACAAGGAATAGACGCTTGTTTCCATTATTATGACAATAATTGGCATTATATTAGAAAATGGGAACATCTTAAAGAGCTAAAAACGTTATATCCTTTATCTAAAGATGTAAAAGATGGGCTTTCTTATCTAAGAGATAAAACCTTTCTACAATCTGACCATTTTATTGGTAGAAATATTTCGTGTTTAATTAAATTATCTTGGAGTGAAGAGGATGTTAAAAGAAGGGCGTTAAAAATGGAAAAAATTATTAGAGAAATCTGTTCTCAATAA
- a CDS encoding nitroreductase family protein gives MNIIEKLEWRYATKKFDSKTLITKGQLDVLKAAFNLTATSYGLQPIKLVIISDKELQKELVQYSMDQEQVAEASHVLVFCTECNIDKAYIETYFKRVQQIRHTPNSILNPFKEFLIDDFNNRSIENIKNWAIKQAYLAMGNLLTVCAIEGIDACPMEGFEPSAYDELLLLKEKGLESALVMPIGYRAEDDMFASFKKVRKEIKNSIIEI, from the coding sequence ATGAATATAATTGAGAAGCTAGAATGGAGATATGCTACTAAAAAATTTGATAGCAAAACCTTGATTACTAAAGGTCAACTGGATGTTTTGAAAGCAGCTTTTAATTTAACAGCTACTTCTTATGGATTACAACCAATTAAGCTAGTTATTATTAGTGATAAAGAGCTTCAAAAAGAGTTAGTACAATATTCAATGGACCAAGAACAAGTTGCTGAAGCGTCTCATGTGTTAGTATTTTGTACAGAATGCAATATTGACAAAGCATATATTGAAACGTATTTTAAAAGAGTACAACAAATAAGACACACTCCAAATAGTATACTAAATCCTTTTAAAGAGTTTTTAATTGATGATTTTAATAATAGAAGTATTGAAAACATTAAAAATTGGGCAATTAAACAAGCGTACTTAGCAATGGGAAATTTGCTTACTGTTTGCGCAATAGAAGGTATTGATGCATGTCCTATGGAAGGATTTGAACCATCTGCTTATGATGAGCTATTATTATTAAAAGAGAAAGGTTTAGAGTCTGCTCTGGTAATGCCTATTGGTTATAGGGCCGAGGACGATATGTTTGCAAGCTTTAAAAAAGTAAGGAAAGAAATAAAGAATAGTATTATTGAAATATAA
- the ribB gene encoding 3,4-dihydroxy-2-butanone-4-phosphate synthase, whose translation MITPKPTTNTMKIQLNTIEDAINDIRQGKVIIVVDDENRENEGDFVAAAEKITPETINFMATHGRGLICAPLTENRCKELDLGMMVNNNTDPMETAFTVSVDLRGNGVTTGISASDRAKTIHALINQDTKPFDLARPGHIFPLVAKQGGVLRRTGHTEAAIDLANLAGLKPAGVIVEIMNEDGSMARLPQLMKVAKKFDIKIVSIEDLVAYRMEHDSLIEKKEDFQIETRFGSFRLRAYKQTTNSQIHIALTKGAWSTNEHVLTRINSTLVNNDILGTLTNNADKKLDDMFKVVNDASKGAIVFINQQSQSMNLLKRLAVLKSTQVEGEIAKAPAIEMDSKDFGIGAQILHDLNIHKLRLISNSEQTKRVGMIGYGLEIMEYVNY comes from the coding sequence ATGATTACTCCTAAACCAACAACTAACACTATGAAAATACAATTAAATACCATAGAAGATGCTATAAACGACATTCGACAGGGTAAGGTTATTATAGTTGTAGATGATGAGAATAGAGAAAATGAAGGAGATTTCGTTGCTGCTGCAGAAAAAATCACACCAGAAACCATTAATTTCATGGCAACTCATGGAAGAGGTTTAATTTGTGCACCATTAACCGAAAACAGATGTAAAGAGCTTGATTTAGGTATGATGGTTAATAATAATACAGACCCAATGGAGACTGCTTTTACAGTATCTGTAGATTTAAGAGGTAATGGTGTAACCACAGGAATTTCAGCTAGTGATAGAGCAAAAACGATTCACGCATTAATCAATCAAGACACAAAACCTTTTGATCTAGCTCGTCCAGGACATATTTTCCCATTAGTGGCAAAACAAGGCGGTGTATTGCGTAGAACAGGGCACACTGAAGCTGCTATAGATCTAGCAAATTTAGCAGGCTTAAAACCAGCTGGAGTGATTGTAGAGATAATGAATGAGGATGGCTCAATGGCTAGGTTACCTCAACTTATGAAGGTTGCTAAAAAATTTGATATTAAAATTGTTTCTATTGAAGATTTAGTGGCCTATAGAATGGAACATGACTCTTTAATTGAAAAGAAAGAGGATTTTCAAATTGAAACTCGATTTGGAAGTTTTCGTTTAAGAGCTTACAAGCAAACCACTAACAGTCAAATACATATTGCATTAACAAAAGGTGCTTGGAGTACTAATGAGCATGTATTAACAAGAATTAATTCTACCTTAGTAAATAATGATATTTTAGGAACCTTAACTAACAATGCCGATAAAAAACTAGACGATATGTTTAAGGTTGTAAATGATGCTAGCAAAGGTGCTATTGTATTTATTAATCAACAAAGTCAATCCATGAACCTATTAAAACGCTTAGCTGTTTTAAAATCCACCCAAGTAGAAGGAGAGATTGCAAAAGCACCAGCAATAGAAATGGATTCTAAAGATTTTGGTATTGGTGCCCAAATTCTTCATGATTTAAACATTCATAAATTACGTCTAATATCAAATAGCGAACAAACAAAGCGTGTTGGTATGATTGGTTATGGTTTAGAGATTATGGAGTATGTGAATTATTGA